Genomic segment of Streptomyces alboniger:
GGACGACAGGCGCGTCCGGGTCGACCTGCTCGCTAAGAGCGCGGACCAGAAGGTCCTCGGCATGTCGCGGGCGGTCGTGCAGCTGGCCTGACGGTTGGCCGTTCACGGATACGCGGTAAGGGGCGCCCTCCATTGAGGAGCGCCCCTTACCTGTACGTCCCCCGACCATGCCCCTTGACCTGCTTAGTGATTGGCCACTAACTTACTCGCATGGTCAGGATGAGCGCAGAGGAGCGGCGCGAGAGCGTCATCCGCGCGGCGATGGTCGAATTCGCGCGCGGCGGCTACAAGGGCACCTCCACCGAGGTGATCGCCAAGCGCGTGGGCGTCTCCCAGCCGTACCTCTTCCGCCTCTTCCCGAGCAAGCAGGCCATCTTCCTCGCCGCGTCCCTGCGATGCAGCCAGGAGATCACCGAGGTCTTCAGGCGGGCATCCGAAGGGCTGGAGGCGGAGGAGGCCGCGCATGCCATGGGGGAGGCCTATCGGGCGCTCATCGCCGATGACCCGGACAAGCTGCTCATGCAGATGCAGATGTACGTCGCGGTGGCCTCCGCGGAGGCGTCCGGGGACCGGGAGTTCGGCGAGGCGCTGCGCGCCGCCTGGATGGAGATGTACGACACGGTCAGCCTGGCTCTGGGTGCCGACATCGACGAGGGGACGACATTCCTCGCGTACGGGATGCTGATCAATGTCCTGGTGTCGTTGGGCTACCGGCCCGATCACCGCGTGTGGAACGGCTTCGATCACTCGGTGCAGTCCTCGGAGTAGGTCACGACCGTCCCGCAGGAGGTGCGTTTCTTCGCGCCCGCGAAAGTTAGTAATCAATAACTAACCAATCAACCGCCCACAGGGGGAAGCAATGCCACAGAAGACCGCGCGGGCCGGGGGAGCGGCCTGGGCCCTGGTCATCACCAGCGCCGCCGGATTCATGGCGGCTCTCGACAACCTCGTCGTCACCACCGCCCTGCCGTCCATCCGCGAGGACCTCGGGGGAGGGCTGCACGACCTGGAGTGGACGGTGAGCGCCTACACCCTCACCTTCGCCGTGCTCCTCATGTTCGGCGCGGCCCTGGGCGACCGCTTCGGCCGCCGCAAGCTCTTCGTCATCGGCCTCACGGTCTTCACCGGGGCCTCCGCCGCAGCGGCCCTCGCACCCGGCATCGAGGCCCTGATCGCCGCCCGCGCGGTACAGGGCGTCGGCGCCGCGATCATGATGCCGCTCACGCTGACCCTCCTGACGGCCGCCGTGCCCGAGGCCAAGCGTGGAATGGCGTACGGAATATGGGGCGCCGTCAACGGCCTCGCGGTCGCTAGCGGCCCACTCATCGGGGGCAGCCTCACCGAGCACGCCTCCTGGCAGTGGATCTTCTGGCTGAACGTTCCGCTCGGCCTGGCCCTGCTACCGCTCGCCCGCTTCCGCCTCGCCGAGTCGCACGCCCCCGGAGCGCGCCTCGACATCACGGGCACCCTGCTCGCCAGCGGCGGCCTCTTCGGAATCGTGTACGCCCTGATCCGCGGGCCCCTCGACGGCTGGACCGGCGTCACCGTACTCGGCAGCCTCGTCGCGGGCGCCGCGCTGCTCGGCGGCTTCGTGCGCCACGGGATACGCCACAAGGCGCCGATGCTGCCGATGCGCCTCTTCCGCAGCCTGGCGTTCTCCGGCATCAACGCCGCGAGCCTGCTGATGTTCCTGGGGATGTTCGGCTCGATCTTCCTGCTCAGCCAGTACATGCAGATCGTCCTCCGCTACTCGCCCACCGAGGCGGGGCTGCGGATGCTGCCCTGGACCGGCATGCCGATGCTCGTCTCACCCCTCGCGGGCTACCTCTCCGACCGGTTCGGCGGCCGCCCTGTCGTCGCCGCAGGGCTCTTCCTCCAGGCCACCGGCCTCGGCTGGTACGCCGTCGTGGTCGCGCCCGACGCCGCGTACACCGTGCAACTCCCGGCCCTGATCATCAGCGGTATCGGCATGTCCCTGTTCTTCGCCCCCGCCTCCAACCTGGTCATGTCCGGCGTCCGGCCGCACGAGCAGGGCATCGCTTCCGGCGCCAACAACGCGCTGCGCGAGGTCGGCGGCGCCCTCGGCATCGCCGTGATGTCCTCGATCTTCTCGGCCCACGGCGGCTACGGCTCCCCGTGGAACTTCGTGGACGGCCTGGAGCCCGCGCTGTGGGTGGGTGCCGCGATGGTGGTCCTCGCCGCGGTGGCCGTGCTGTGCATCCCCGGCCGTCAGAAGACCGGCGTGCCCGCGTCCGGCCAGGAGGTGCGCTTGGGGCGCCAGGACGCCCGGGTCGACGCCTGACCGCTCGTACGGACACGGCCCCGCCGGGACCGGCGGGGCCGTTCTCGTACTCTTGAGCACGTGCAGGAACTCCACGACGCCCCCCTCGCCCCGCTGACCACCTTCCGTCTCGGTGGCCCCGCGACCCGCCTGATCACCGCGACGACCGACGCCGAGGTGATCGCCGCCGTCCGCGAGGCCGACGACACCGGCACCCCGCTGCTGCTCATCGGCGGCGGCTCGAACCTGGTCATCGGCGACAATGGCTTCGACGGGACCGCCCTGCGCATCGCCACCCAAGGCTTCGAACTCGACGGTACGAGGCTGGAGCTGGCGGCCGGCGAGACCTGGACGGACGCGGTCGCCCGCACCGTCGAGGCGGGCCTCGCGGGCATCGAGTGCCTCGCCGGGATCCCCGGCTCCGCGGGCGCGACGCCGATCCAGAACGTGGGGGCGTACGGCCAGGAAGTGTCGTCCACGATCACCGAAGTGGTCGCGTACGACCGAAAGACGCGCGAGACGGTCGTCATTCCGAACGCCGAGTGTGACTTCTCGTACCGCCACAGCCGCTTCAAGGCCGACCCCGAGCGCTTCGTGGTCCTGCGGGTCCGCTTCGAACTGGAGGACGCGCAGGGGATGAGCGCCCCCCTGAAGTACCCCGAGACGGCCCGCGCGCTCGGCGTCGAGGCGGGCGAGCGCGTCCCCGCGGCGGCCGCCCGCGAGACGGTCCTGAAGCTCCGCGCGGGCAAAGGCATGGTGCTCGACCCCGAGGACCACGACAGCTGGTCGGCCGGATCCTTCTTCACCAACCCGATCCTCACCGACGAGGAGTTCGCGGCCTTCCACGCGCGCGTGGCCGACCGCCTCGGGCCGGACACCGCCCCGCCCGCCTTCCCGACGGGCGACGGCCACGTGAAGACCTCCGCCGCCTGGCTCATCGACAAGGCCGGCTTCACCAAGGGCTACGGAGAGGGCCGGGCCCGCATCTCCACCAAGCACACCCTCGCCCTCACCAACCGCGGTGGCGCGACCACCGAGGACCTGCTGGCCCTCGCCCGCGAGGTCGTCGCCGGAGTGCGGGACGCCTTCGGGATCACGCTGGTCAACGAACCGGTGACGGTCGGCGTCAGCCTGTAGGGGCGGTCAGCCAGGCGTCGACCCCGGACAGCAGCTTCTCCCGTACGTCGACGGGGGCGGCCGAGCCGCGGATCGACTGCCGCGCCAGCTCGGCCAGTTCGGCATCGTCGAAGCCGTGGTGCTCGCGCGCGATGTCGTACTGGGCGGCGAGACGCGACCCGAAGAGCAGCGGGTCGTCGGCGCCGAGCGCCATCGGGACCCCGGCGTCGAACAGGGTCCGCAGCGGCACGTCCTCCGGCTTCTCGTAGACCCCGAGGGCGACGTTGGACGCCGGGCACACCTCGCACGTGACACCCCGGTCCGCGAGCCGCTTCAAGAGCCGCGGGTCCTCGGCGGCCCGCACCCCGTGCCCGATGCGCACCGCGTCCAGGTCGTCCAGGCAGTCCCGCACCGAAGCAGGCCCCGTCAGCTCACCGCCGTGCGGCGCCGCGAGCAGCCCGCCGTCCCGCGCGATGGCGAACGCCCGGTCGAAGTCCCGCGCCATGCCGCGCCGCTCGTCGTTCGAGAGCCCGAAGCCGACGACGCCCCGGTCCGCGTAGCGCACCGCGAGCCGGGCCAGCGTGCGCGCGTCCAGCGGATGCTTCATGCGGTTCGCGGCGACGAGGACGCGTATCCCGAGGCCGGTCTCCCGCGAGGCGCTCTCGACGGCGTCCAGGATGATTTCCAGGGCCGGGATGAGCCCCCCGAGCCGTGGCGCGTACGAGGTCGGGTCCACCTGGATCTCCAGCCACCCCGAACCGTCCCGCAGATCCTCCTCCGCGGCCTCCCGCACCAGCCGCTGGATGTCCTCGGGCTCCCGCAGACACGAGCGCGCCGCGTCGTAGAGCCGCTGGAAGCGGAACCAGCCCCGCTCATCGGTGGCGCGCAGTTTCGGCGGTTCGGCGCCGGTCAGCGCGTCCGGGAGCCGTACCCCGTACTTGTCGGCGAGTTCGAGCAGGGTGGCCGGCCGCATCGACCCGGTGAAGTGCAGGTGCAGATGGGCCTTCGGCAGCTCTCTTACGTCTCGTACGCGCTCCATTCCAGGATCTTGCCGTACGCACCTGGTGTCCCGGTAGCGCCTTTCCACCTTCGTGGGCTTCCCCGAACGCAGAAACGGGCCGCCTCTCCGGTGGAGAGACGGCCCGCACGCACGCGTGGCGCGCCCGACCTCAGTCGCGGGCCTCGGCGAGCAGCTTCTGGAGCCGCGACACGCCCTCGACGAGGTCCTCGTCCCCGAGCGCGTACGAGAGGCGCAGGTAACCCGGCGTCCCGAAGGCCTCGCCCGGGACGACCGCGACCTCGGCCTCCTCCAGGATCAGCGCGGCCAGCTCGACGGAGTCCTGCGGGCGCTTGCCGCGGATCTCCTTGCCGATCAGGCCCTTCACCGAGGGGTAGGCGTAGAAGGCGCCCTCGGGCTCGGGGCAGATGACGCCCTGGATGTCGTTGAGCATCCGCACGATGGTCTTGCGCCGCCGGTCGAAGGCCTCCCGCATCCTCTCGACGGCGACCAGGTCACCGGAGACGGCCGCGAGCGCGGCGGCCTGCGCGACATTGGAGACGTTGGACGTGGCGTGCGACTGGAGGTTCGTCGCGGCCTTCACGACGTCCTTCGGGCCGATGATCCAGCCGACCCGCCAGCCGGTCATCGCGTACGTCTTCGCGACGCCGTTGACCACGATGCACTTGTCGCGCAGCTCGGGAAGGATCGCGGGGAGCGAGGTGAACTTCGCGTCTCCGTAGACGAGGTGTTCGTAGATCTCGTCGGTCATGACCCACAGGCCGTGCTCGACGGCCCAGCGGCCGATCGCCTCGGCGTCGGGCTCGCTGTAGACGGCACCCGTCGGGTTCGACGGCGACACGAAGAGCACCACCTTCGTGCGCTCCGTGCGGGCCGCCTCCAGCTGCTCCACGGAGACGCGGTAGCCGGTGGTCTCGTCGGCGACGACCGGGACCGGGACACCGCCGGCGAGACGGATCGACTCCGGGTACGTCGTCCAGTAGGGGGCCGGGACGATGACCTCGTCACCCGGGTCGAGGATCGCGGCGAAGGCTTCGTAGATGGCCTGCTTGCCGCCGTTGGTCACCAGGATCTGCGAGGCGTCCACCTCGTACCCGGAGTCGCGCAGCGTCTTCGTGGCGATCGCGGCCTTCAGCTCGGGGAGGCCGCCGGCCGGCGTGTAGCGGTGGAACTTCGGGTTCTTGCAGGCCTCGACGGCCGCCTCGACGATGTAGTCCGGAGTGGGGAAGTCGGGCTCACCCGCGCCGAAGCCGATCACCGGACGCCCGGCGGCCTTGAGGGCCTTTGCCTTGGCGTCGACGGCGAGGGTCGCGGACTCGGAGATCGCGCCGATGCGCGCGGACACCCGGCGCTCGGTCGGAGAAGTTTCAGCGCTCATGGCCCCATCGTTCCAGACCTGAAACGCCCCCGGCGCGCGGGTTTCCAAGACCATCGGGACCCATTCTGTTCGACGGGGGGCCGTGGAGCACGTACACTCACTGCTCGTTGGCCCTCACCGGCCGCACCCTCACGACGCACTCCGTGCACGTGGGCGGATGCGGTAGGTTGGGGGAAATCAAAGGGTCGTAGCTCAATTGGTAGAGCACTGGTCTCCAAAACCAGCGGTTGGGGGTTCAAGTCCCTCCGGCCCTGCTACACACTCCTTCGCCAGGATGTGTGCGCATGTACGTACTGCAATGCACCGCCGTGCGGCTCAACCGGGCGCGGCACGGCCACGACCCGGAATCAGGTGAGGACGAGTGACGGACGCCGTGGGCTCCATCGACATGCCTGATGCCCAGGACGAGGCGCCGGAGTCCAAGAAGGCCCGCAAGGGCGGCAAGCGCGGCAAGAAGGGCCCCCTCGGCCGTCTCGCGCTCTTCTACCGCCAGATCGTCGCGGAGCTCCGCAAGGTCGTCTGGCCGACTCGCAGCCAGCTCACGACCTACACCTCAGTGGTGATTGTCTTCGTCGTCATCATGATCGGCCTTGTGACCGTGATTGACTATGGCTTCAGCCACGCTGTCAAGTACATCTTCGGCTGAGCCGAGAGCGAAGGGCGCCCTATCCGGCGCCCCTATTCGCGTGTTCCACCCCTTGTATCCAGGAAGAAGCAGCCACCGTGTCTGACCCGAACCTGAACGACGCCGTCGCGCCTCGCGGAGAGGACGCGGAGTCCGTGGAGGACCAGCTCGACATCGTCGAGGCGGCGGACGCCGAGGAGCCGGATCAGGCCGAGGCTGCCGACGCCGCCGCGGGCGAGCCCGCCGAAGAGGCGGCCATCCACCTGGAGGGCGACGCCGAGGCTGTCGCCGAGTCCGAGGAGGACGAGGCCGCCCTCGCCGAGGACGCCGACGAGATCACCGCGGACGACACCGCCGAGGCCACTGAGGACGAGGCCGCCGAGGACGAGGCCGCCGAGGACGAGGTGTCCGAGCCGGTCGACCCGATCGTCGCCCTGCGCGAGGAGCTGCGCACCCTCCCCGGCGAGTGGTACGTCATCCACACCTACGCCGGTTACGAGAACCGCGTGAAGACCAACCTCGAGCAGCGCGCCGTCTCGCTCAACGTCGAGGACTTCATCTTCCAGGCCGAGGTGCCGCAGGAAGAGGTCGCCCAGATCAAGAACGGCGAGCGCAAGACGATCCGTCAGAACAAGCTCCCCGGCTACGTGCTGGTGCGCATGGACCTGACGAACGAGTCCTGGGGCGTCGTCCGCAACACCCCCGGCGTCACCGGCTTCGTGGGCAACGCCTACGACCCGTACCCGCTGACCCTGGACGAGATCGTCAAGATGCTCGCCCCCGAGGCCGAGGAGAAGGCCGCCCGCGAGGCCGCGGAGGCCGAGGGCAAGCCCGCTCCCGCCCGCAAGGTCGAGGTCCAGGTCCTGGACTTCGAGGTCGGCGACTCGGTCACCGTCACCGACGGCCCGTTCGCGACGCTCCAGGCGACGATCAACGAGATCAACGCCGACTCGAAGAAGGTCAAGGGCCTCGTCGAGATCTTCGGCCGCGAGACCCCGGTCGAGCTGAGCTTCGACCAGATCCAGAAGAACTAGCCGGGCCGAGCCCGCAGGGCTCCTCGGCTTCCTCTGGAACACACGCCTCCGAACAGGTCAGACGGGCTGCCAAAGCCGGTCTGACCTGCTCGGTTTTTAGCCGCGCGACTATACCCGTTATCGTTGTGCGGTATGCCTCCATCCGGATGACCGGATGGCCGGCTGAAAACTCTCACTAGGACCCGGAGAGAGCAATGCCTCCCAAGAAGAAGAAGGTCACGGGGCTGATCAAGCTCCAGATCCAGGCTGGTGCCGCCAACCCGGCCCCGCCGGTCGGCCCCGCGCTGGGCCAGCACGGCGTCAACATCATGGAGTTCTGCAAGGCCTACAACGCCGCGACCGAGTCGCAGCGTGGCTGGGTGATCCCGGTGGAGATCACGGTCTACGAGGACCGTTCCTTCACCTTCATCACCAAGACGCCGCCGGCCGCCAAGATGATCCTGAAGGCCGCTGGTGTCGAGAAGGGCTCCGGCGAGCCCCACAAGACCAAGGTCGCCAAGGTCACCGAGGCGCAGATCCGCGAGATCGCGCAGACCAAGATGGAAGACCTCAACGCCAACGACCTGGACGCCGCGTCGAAGATCATCGCCGGCACCGCCCGTTCCATGGGCATCACGGTCGAGGGCTGAGACTCCTCCCCCGTCTGACCTTTCTCCAGTGGTAGGGCCAAGCGCTGGCCCGCACCACGACTCCATACCTGAACACACCAGGAGCAGAAGTGAAGCGCAGCAAGACTCTCCGCGCTGCGGACGCCAAGATCGACCGGGAGAAGCTGTACGCCCCGCTCGAGGCCGTCCGTCTCGCCAAGGAGACCTCCGCGACCAAGTTCGACGGCACCGTCGAGGTCGCCATGCGTCTGGGCGTCGACCCGCGCAAGGCCGACCAGATGGTCCGTGGCACCGTGAACCTCCCGCACGGCACCGGCAAGACCGCCCGGGTCCTGGTCTTCGCGACCGGTGACCGTGCTGCGGCCGCGGAAGCCGCTGGCGCCGACATCGTCGGCTCCGACGAGCTGATCGACGAGGTCGCGAAGGGCCGCCTGGACTTCGACGCCGTCGTCGCCACCCCGGACCTCATGGGCAAGGTCGGCCGCCTCGGCCGCGTGCTCGGTCCGCGTGGTCTGATGCCGAACCCGAAGACCGGCACCGTCACCCCCGATGTCGTGAAGGCTGTCAACGACATCAAGGGCGGCAAGATCGAGTTCCGCGTCGACAAGCACTCGAACCTGCACTTCATCATCGGCAAGGTCTCCTTCGACGAGACCAAGCTGGTGGAGAACTACGCCGCGGCCCTGGAGGAGATCCTCCGTCTGAAGCCGTCGGCCGCCAAGGGCCGCTACATCAAGAAGGCCGCCATCACCACCACGATGGGCCCCGGCATCCCGCTGGACTCGAACCGCACCCGCAACCTCCTCGTCGAGGAGGACCCGGCCGCCGTCTGACACTGACGGCAGCCGCGTCGCGCACGCGTTCTGTGGACGGGCCCCGCAACCTTTCGAGGTGCGGGGCCCGTCCTGTTTATGTGCGAGTTTGTGTACGAGTCATTCGGATACGTCTGTCACAGGCCCGCGCCGGTGTGCGCGGGCGTCACTAAGCCAAGGGGTGGGACGAGATGAACAGCACGATCATGCGGCGTACGGGCCTTTCGATCGCGGTGGCGGCCGCGCTGACGGGCCTGGCGGCCTGCGGCTCGGGCGACTCGGGCGACTCCTCCGACAAGGCCGGGGGCGGGGCGAAGGACAAGGGCGGTATCAAGCTCAGCCCGGTCGCGGCCCTGCGCAGCGTCGAGACCAGCACGGACAAGGCGGACACCGCCCGGGTCGAGGTGCAGACCGTCATGGGTTCGCAGATATCGACCGACATGAAGGGCGTCATGGGCTGGTCGGACGGCCTCACCGGCAACGTCCAGGCGACCATCACGGGCGGCACCCAGGCCGAGCAGATGAGGCAGCTCGGCCAGACGAAGATCGAGTACCGCTACCTGAAGAACGGCTTCTACGCGAACATGGGCGACAAGTTCGCGGCCCAGGCGGGTGGCGGCAAGCACTGGATCGCGTACGACTACGCGGAGCTCGAGAAGCTGTCCGGCGCCGCCGGTGCGGCCCTGAAGGACCAGGCGCAGAAGACCACCCCGAACCAGTCGGTGAAGATGCTGCTGGCCTCGGGCGACGTGAAGCGCGTGGGCAAGGAGACCGTCCGGGGGACCGAGGCGACCCACTACCGCGGGACCGTCGACGTCGCCGACTTCACCGGCAAGAACTCCGACCTGGACGAGCAGCAGATGAAGGAACTGAAGCAGCAGTTCCAGCAGGCCGGGCTGACCACCGAGACGATCGACATCTGGGTGAACAGCGACGACCTGCTCGTCAAGAAGGTCGAGAAGGCGGACATGAAGACCGGTTCCTTCTCCCAGACCGCCCACTACAGCGACTACGGCACGCCGCTCTCCGTCCAGAAGCCCCCGGCCTCGGACACGGTGAGCTTCCAGGACGTCATGAACAAGCAGCCCGCTGCCTGATCACGAGGTACGTGTGGCCCTGACCGGCGGATAACCCGGAGGAAAGCACCCCTTTCCTTCGGGTAATCTCGGCCCACCGCAGTAAGTGGATCAAATGTTTTGATGTTCCTAGGGGTGGGGTCATGAGTATTTCCGTACGTACGGGACGCAAGAGAACCGCGGGCGCCGCGCTGGCGGCCGTGCTGCTCGCCGGTGGCGCGGTCAGCTGCGGGTCGGAGAAGTCCGACAAGGCGGGGGAGGACATGGCGCCGGCGGCGGCCGTGAAGAAGGCCGCGGAGAAGACCGAGGAGCTGACCTCGTTCACCTTCCGGATGAAGGGCACCGTCCCGGGGGACGGGCGGGTGAAGGCCGACGCGGCGATGAGCACCAAGCCGCTCGCCATGAGCATGAAGATGTCCGCGCCCGACCAGGGCCCGGAGAAGATGGAGCTGCGCTTCGTCGACGGCGCGGTCTACCTCGGCGGCGGCAAGGAAGCCGCCAAGGAGATGGACGGCAAGAGCTGGATCAAGTTCGACGCCGCGGCCATGGGCAAGGCCGGCGGCAAGCCCGCCGCCACCTCGGCGGCCGGGCAGGCCGAGAACAACCCGGCCGACCAGTCCACGCTCCTGACCAACTCCAAGGACCTGAAGAAGGTCGGCGGCGAGTCGGTCGACGGTGTCAAGACCACCCGCTACACCGGCACGGTCACGCTGGACCGGATCCGCGAGCTGTTCAAGGACAAGGACGCGGCCACCCGGAAGCGTCACGAGAAGAGCATCAAGCAGTACGAGGAAATGGGCGTCGAGAAGCTCACGATGGACCTGTGGGTCGACGGCGAGGACCACACCAAGCAGTTTCGCGCCCGCGGAAAGGGCGACAAGGGCCCCCTCGACATGACCATCACCTTCGTCGACTACAACAAGCCGGTGAACGTGGAGGCTCCGCCGAAGAAGCTGGTCATGGACCTCGCCAAGGAGATGAAGGGCCTCGGGGGCTGACCCGATTTGCCTGACGCAAACCCCTTCGCGTAGTCTTCCCCAGAAGCCAAAGACCGCTGGTCGTTGCTGTGTTCTCGTATGAGGGTGCAGTGGCCGAAGGATCCGCTGAAACTGCGGACGACCCGCGTAGGTGACTGTGGATGTGCTCCCGGACGGGATTCTGTTCGGTCGAGCTCACGCCCCGTGCGCCTGCGCCGGGGCGTCTCGTTTTTCCCAGCCCCTTCTGAGCGGTCCTCATCACCCGGAAGGAGGCCGACGCTCATGCCGACGCCCGACAAGGCTGCCGCGGTAGCCGAGCTCACGGACAAGTTCCGCAGCTCGAACGCCGCCGTGCTGACCGAGTACCGGGGTCTCACCGTGGCCCAGCTCAAGCAGCTGCGCCGTTCCCTCGGTGCGAACTCCGAGTACGCCGTGGTGAAGAACACGCTGACCAAGATCGCGGCCAACGAGGCCGGGATCAACACGCTGGACGACCTGTTCACGGGTCCGACGGCGGTCGCCTTCGTCACCGGTGACCCGGTGGAGTCGGCGAAGGGTCTTCGTGACTTCGCCAAGGAGAACCCCAACCTCGTCATCAAGGGCGGTGTCCTTGATGGCAAGGCGCTGTCCGCCGATGAGATCAAGAAGCTCGCGGACCTCGAGTCCCGCGAGGTTCTGCTCGCCAAGCTGGCGGGCGCCATGAAGGGCAAGCAGTCGCAGGCTGCCGCGCTCTTCCAGGCGCTTCCCTCGAAGTTCGTCCGCACCGCGGAGGCGCTTCGTGCCAAGAAGGCCGAGCAGGGCGGTGCCGAGTAATTCGGCTCGCACACTGACCGCCGCCTGAGGCGACGGTCACAGCGGGCCCAACGTACGCCCGCCTCCATATACACCCGGCACCTGCCGAATTAGTGGAAGGACGCCATCATGGCGAAGCTGTCCCAGGACGACCTGCTCGCGCAGTTCGAAGAGATGACCCTCATCGAGCTCTCCGAGTTCGTGAAGGCCTTCGAGGAGAAGTTCGACGTCACCGCCGCCGCCCCGGTCGCCGTTGCCGCCGGTGGCGCCGCTGCCGCCCCG
This window contains:
- a CDS encoding TetR/AcrR family transcriptional regulator — translated: MVRMSAEERRESVIRAAMVEFARGGYKGTSTEVIAKRVGVSQPYLFRLFPSKQAIFLAASLRCSQEITEVFRRASEGLEAEEAAHAMGEAYRALIADDPDKLLMQMQMYVAVASAEASGDREFGEALRAAWMEMYDTVSLALGADIDEGTTFLAYGMLINVLVSLGYRPDHRVWNGFDHSVQSSE
- a CDS encoding MFS transporter, which produces MPQKTARAGGAAWALVITSAAGFMAALDNLVVTTALPSIREDLGGGLHDLEWTVSAYTLTFAVLLMFGAALGDRFGRRKLFVIGLTVFTGASAAAALAPGIEALIAARAVQGVGAAIMMPLTLTLLTAAVPEAKRGMAYGIWGAVNGLAVASGPLIGGSLTEHASWQWIFWLNVPLGLALLPLARFRLAESHAPGARLDITGTLLASGGLFGIVYALIRGPLDGWTGVTVLGSLVAGAALLGGFVRHGIRHKAPMLPMRLFRSLAFSGINAASLLMFLGMFGSIFLLSQYMQIVLRYSPTEAGLRMLPWTGMPMLVSPLAGYLSDRFGGRPVVAAGLFLQATGLGWYAVVVAPDAAYTVQLPALIISGIGMSLFFAPASNLVMSGVRPHEQGIASGANNALREVGGALGIAVMSSIFSAHGGYGSPWNFVDGLEPALWVGAAMVVLAAVAVLCIPGRQKTGVPASGQEVRLGRQDARVDA
- a CDS encoding UDP-N-acetylmuramate dehydrogenase — its product is MQELHDAPLAPLTTFRLGGPATRLITATTDAEVIAAVREADDTGTPLLLIGGGSNLVIGDNGFDGTALRIATQGFELDGTRLELAAGETWTDAVARTVEAGLAGIECLAGIPGSAGATPIQNVGAYGQEVSSTITEVVAYDRKTRETVVIPNAECDFSYRHSRFKADPERFVVLRVRFELEDAQGMSAPLKYPETARALGVEAGERVPAAAARETVLKLRAGKGMVLDPEDHDSWSAGSFFTNPILTDEEFAAFHARVADRLGPDTAPPAFPTGDGHVKTSAAWLIDKAGFTKGYGEGRARISTKHTLALTNRGGATTEDLLALAREVVAGVRDAFGITLVNEPVTVGVSL
- a CDS encoding adenosine deaminase → MERVRDVRELPKAHLHLHFTGSMRPATLLELADKYGVRLPDALTGAEPPKLRATDERGWFRFQRLYDAARSCLREPEDIQRLVREAAEEDLRDGSGWLEIQVDPTSYAPRLGGLIPALEIILDAVESASRETGLGIRVLVAANRMKHPLDARTLARLAVRYADRGVVGFGLSNDERRGMARDFDRAFAIARDGGLLAAPHGGELTGPASVRDCLDDLDAVRIGHGVRAAEDPRLLKRLADRGVTCEVCPASNVALGVYEKPEDVPLRTLFDAGVPMALGADDPLLFGSRLAAQYDIAREHHGFDDAELAELARQSIRGSAAPVDVREKLLSGVDAWLTAPTG
- a CDS encoding pyridoxal phosphate-dependent aminotransferase — protein: MSAETSPTERRVSARIGAISESATLAVDAKAKALKAAGRPVIGFGAGEPDFPTPDYIVEAAVEACKNPKFHRYTPAGGLPELKAAIATKTLRDSGYEVDASQILVTNGGKQAIYEAFAAILDPGDEVIVPAPYWTTYPESIRLAGGVPVPVVADETTGYRVSVEQLEAARTERTKVVLFVSPSNPTGAVYSEPDAEAIGRWAVEHGLWVMTDEIYEHLVYGDAKFTSLPAILPELRDKCIVVNGVAKTYAMTGWRVGWIIGPKDVVKAATNLQSHATSNVSNVAQAAALAAVSGDLVAVERMREAFDRRRKTIVRMLNDIQGVICPEPEGAFYAYPSVKGLIGKEIRGKRPQDSVELAALILEEAEVAVVPGEAFGTPGYLRLSYALGDEDLVEGVSRLQKLLAEARD
- the secE gene encoding preprotein translocase subunit SecE; translation: MTDAVGSIDMPDAQDEAPESKKARKGGKRGKKGPLGRLALFYRQIVAELRKVVWPTRSQLTTYTSVVIVFVVIMIGLVTVIDYGFSHAVKYIFG
- the nusG gene encoding transcription termination/antitermination protein NusG, producing the protein MSDPNLNDAVAPRGEDAESVEDQLDIVEAADAEEPDQAEAADAAAGEPAEEAAIHLEGDAEAVAESEEDEAALAEDADEITADDTAEATEDEAAEDEAAEDEVSEPVDPIVALREELRTLPGEWYVIHTYAGYENRVKTNLEQRAVSLNVEDFIFQAEVPQEEVAQIKNGERKTIRQNKLPGYVLVRMDLTNESWGVVRNTPGVTGFVGNAYDPYPLTLDEIVKMLAPEAEEKAAREAAEAEGKPAPARKVEVQVLDFEVGDSVTVTDGPFATLQATINEINADSKKVKGLVEIFGRETPVELSFDQIQKN
- the rplK gene encoding 50S ribosomal protein L11, which codes for MPPKKKKVTGLIKLQIQAGAANPAPPVGPALGQHGVNIMEFCKAYNAATESQRGWVIPVEITVYEDRSFTFITKTPPAAKMILKAAGVEKGSGEPHKTKVAKVTEAQIREIAQTKMEDLNANDLDAASKIIAGTARSMGITVEG
- the rplA gene encoding 50S ribosomal protein L1 — translated: MKRSKTLRAADAKIDREKLYAPLEAVRLAKETSATKFDGTVEVAMRLGVDPRKADQMVRGTVNLPHGTGKTARVLVFATGDRAAAAEAAGADIVGSDELIDEVAKGRLDFDAVVATPDLMGKVGRLGRVLGPRGLMPNPKTGTVTPDVVKAVNDIKGGKIEFRVDKHSNLHFIIGKVSFDETKLVENYAAALEEILRLKPSAAKGRYIKKAAITTTMGPGIPLDSNRTRNLLVEEDPAAV
- a CDS encoding LppX_LprAFG lipoprotein: MSISVRTGRKRTAGAALAAVLLAGGAVSCGSEKSDKAGEDMAPAAAVKKAAEKTEELTSFTFRMKGTVPGDGRVKADAAMSTKPLAMSMKMSAPDQGPEKMELRFVDGAVYLGGGKEAAKEMDGKSWIKFDAAAMGKAGGKPAATSAAGQAENNPADQSTLLTNSKDLKKVGGESVDGVKTTRYTGTVTLDRIRELFKDKDAATRKRHEKSIKQYEEMGVEKLTMDLWVDGEDHTKQFRARGKGDKGPLDMTITFVDYNKPVNVEAPPKKLVMDLAKEMKGLGG
- the rplJ gene encoding 50S ribosomal protein L10 encodes the protein MPTPDKAAAVAELTDKFRSSNAAVLTEYRGLTVAQLKQLRRSLGANSEYAVVKNTLTKIAANEAGINTLDDLFTGPTAVAFVTGDPVESAKGLRDFAKENPNLVIKGGVLDGKALSADEIKKLADLESREVLLAKLAGAMKGKQSQAAALFQALPSKFVRTAEALRAKKAEQGGAE